In one Arenibacter antarcticus genomic region, the following are encoded:
- a CDS encoding YoaK family protein has product MFRHQGKYRTAKHNLKIASLLSFVAGIVNVTGFLSIHKLTTNVTGHFAFFIDEIHRWEPWQGSVYLLYILSFLFGSFISSTLIELTDIRERINIYVLPTLLEAGTLVMIAVLVQTLSDPSASLIACLLLFAMGVQNSFVTKISDAVVRTTHLTGLFTDLGIELSYLMFPKKHLNRHHIKTNIRLRLYIISFFFLGGIFGGYLYTLIQFNVLLVAAALLISGLMYSRLKFKAILVRRKYQNR; this is encoded by the coding sequence ATGTTTAGACATCAAGGCAAATATAGAACTGCCAAACACAATTTAAAAATCGCTTCTTTACTTTCCTTTGTTGCAGGAATTGTAAATGTTACTGGTTTTTTGTCCATCCACAAGCTCACCACAAATGTAACAGGTCATTTTGCGTTTTTTATCGATGAAATCCATAGATGGGAACCATGGCAGGGAAGCGTTTATTTGCTCTATATCCTTTCCTTCCTTTTTGGTTCCTTTATTTCAAGTACCTTAATAGAGCTGACCGATATTCGCGAAAGAATAAACATTTATGTGCTCCCTACACTTTTGGAGGCAGGGACACTGGTAATGATCGCTGTCCTAGTACAGACACTAAGCGATCCGTCTGCAAGTTTAATTGCCTGTCTTTTGCTTTTCGCTATGGGGGTCCAAAACTCATTTGTTACCAAAATATCAGATGCAGTAGTGCGTACTACCCACTTAACCGGACTCTTCACAGATTTAGGTATAGAGCTATCCTATTTAATGTTCCCCAAAAAGCATCTGAACAGGCACCATATTAAAACCAACATTAGATTGCGACTCTATATCATAAGCTTTTTCTTTTTAGGAGGTATTTTTGGTGGGTACCTATATACCTTGATCCAATTTAATGTTCTTTTGGTGGCTGCTGCGCTTCTTATTTCCGGTTTAATGTATAGTCGTTTAAAATTTAAGGCGATTTTGGTCAGGAGAAAATATCAAAATAGATAA
- a CDS encoding Xaa-Pro dipeptidyl-peptidase encodes MNKKVNLTLCLSFIFGIICLVNAQTKEVSQAKKTLPVFENGEAQIVPEFKDATKWIRHDLWVETEFDTDGDGKKDRMHVAVTRPYQTDTENLKLPIIYITSPYFAGVAPFLEGSFWDVRHELGEPAPPRVHPEVVRTGKRPIISNSHIDTWVPRGYIVVHSSSPGTGLSQGSPTVGGENESLAPKAVIDWLCGRAKGYTEPYGKERVKANWSTGKVGMTGTSYNGTLPLAAATTGVKGLEAIIPIAPNTSYYHYYRSNGLVRSPGGYLGEDIDVLYDFIHSGDESKRPYNNANVRDIEMKNGMDRISGDYNDFWAGRDYLNQMGPMKAALLMAHGFNDWNVMPEHSYRIYKAAKEKGLPVQTYYHQNGHGGEPPLTMMNRWFSRYLHGIENGVENDAKAWIVRENDARDQPTPYAEYPNPQALPVTLYLEKGAPATGGLSLDKSIDKGKEKLIDNYSFSGAVLAQAENTDHRLLYVTPKLSQDLHISGTAKVTISLASTKTAANLSVWLVSLPWNNAHNAKITDNIITRGWADPQNHSSLTQGEPLNPGEFYEVSFNLMPDDQIIPLGQQIGLMIFSSDREFTLWPEPGTELTIDLANTNLVIPVVGGVEGFKKAIK; translated from the coding sequence ATGAACAAAAAAGTTAACCTCACTCTTTGTCTCTCTTTTATTTTTGGGATTATATGCCTCGTAAATGCCCAGACAAAAGAGGTTTCGCAAGCTAAAAAAACTCTCCCGGTATTTGAAAATGGAGAAGCCCAGATTGTACCTGAATTTAAAGATGCCACAAAATGGATACGGCACGACCTCTGGGTTGAAACCGAATTTGATACTGATGGCGATGGAAAAAAAGACCGTATGCATGTTGCCGTTACAAGGCCTTATCAAACAGATACCGAAAATCTAAAATTGCCAATTATATATATCACCAGTCCTTATTTTGCTGGTGTAGCTCCCTTTTTGGAAGGAAGTTTTTGGGATGTAAGGCATGAACTAGGGGAACCTGCTCCCCCACGGGTTCACCCCGAGGTAGTCCGTACTGGAAAAAGACCCATTATCTCTAATTCCCATATCGATACCTGGGTCCCTAGAGGCTATATCGTGGTCCACTCCTCCTCACCAGGAACAGGTCTTTCACAAGGGTCCCCTACCGTTGGTGGAGAGAACGAATCTTTGGCCCCCAAAGCAGTTATAGATTGGCTATGTGGCCGCGCAAAAGGATATACGGAACCCTATGGCAAGGAAAGGGTGAAGGCCAATTGGTCTACAGGCAAAGTAGGAATGACCGGTACCAGTTATAACGGAACCCTGCCCTTGGCAGCGGCAACAACGGGAGTAAAGGGATTAGAAGCAATCATTCCGATCGCTCCAAACACCTCCTACTATCATTATTACAGATCTAACGGACTAGTAAGGTCGCCAGGGGGCTATCTTGGAGAGGATATAGATGTATTATACGATTTTATACATAGCGGTGATGAAAGCAAACGTCCTTATAACAATGCTAATGTAAGGGATATAGAGATGAAAAATGGAATGGATAGGATATCGGGGGACTATAACGATTTCTGGGCCGGACGCGATTATTTAAATCAAATGGGACCGATGAAAGCCGCCCTATTGATGGCGCATGGGTTTAACGATTGGAACGTGATGCCAGAACACAGTTATAGGATCTATAAGGCCGCTAAGGAAAAGGGGCTGCCTGTACAAACGTATTACCATCAAAATGGTCACGGTGGAGAGCCACCATTAACGATGATGAACCGATGGTTCAGCCGTTATTTACACGGAATTGAAAACGGTGTGGAAAACGATGCTAAGGCATGGATAGTTCGCGAAAACGATGCTAGAGACCAACCAACACCCTATGCTGAATATCCAAATCCCCAAGCTTTACCGGTAACCTTGTATTTAGAAAAAGGAGCGCCAGCCACAGGAGGACTATCCCTAGATAAATCCATAGATAAAGGAAAGGAAAAACTAATTGATAACTACTCATTTTCGGGAGCTGTATTAGCGCAGGCAGAAAATACAGATCACCGGCTACTTTATGTAACTCCTAAATTATCCCAAGATCTTCATATTTCCGGAACAGCAAAAGTAACCATTTCACTAGCAAGTACTAAAACCGCGGCCAACCTGTCCGTTTGGTTGGTCTCCCTTCCATGGAACAATGCCCATAATGCCAAGATTACCGATAACATTATTACCAGAGGTTGGGCCGACCCTCAAAATCACAGCTCCTTAACCCAGGGTGAACCGTTAAATCCAGGAGAATTTTATGAGGTTTCCTTTAATTTAATGCCAGATGATCAAATTATTCCCCTAGGACAGCAAATAGGATTAATGATTTTTTCCAGTGATAGGGAGTTTACTCTTTGGCCGGAACCGGGAACCGAATTAACAATAGACTTGGCCAACACCAATCTTGTAATCCCTGTGGTAGGTGGTGTAGAAGGCTTTAAAAAAGCTATCAAGTAA
- the carB gene encoding carbamoyl-phosphate synthase large subunit: MPKRKDLNSILIIGSGPIVIGQACEFDYAGTQALRSLREDGIETVLINSNPATIMTDPTMADHVYLKPLTTNSIREILEKHPNIDAVLPTMGGQTALNLCIEADNKGIWEEFGVKIIGVDIDAINITEDREKFRELMLKIGIGMAPQATATSFLKGKEIAQKFGFPLVIRASYTLGGAGASIVYKPEDFDEMLSLGLEISPIHEVMIDKALMGWKEYELELLRDKNDNVVIICTIENMDPMGIHTGDSITVAPAMTLSDSTFQRMRDMAIKMMRSIGDFAGGCNVQFAVSPDEKEDIIAIEINPRVSRSSALASKATGYPIAKIAAKLAIGYNLNELSNQITKSTSALFEPSLDYVIVKIPRWNFDKFEGSDRTLGLQMKSVGEVMGIGRSFQEALHKATQSLEIKRNGLGADGKGYTNYDEIIQKLTVPSWDRVFVIYDAIQMGIPLSRIHEITKIDMWFLRQYEELYQLEKEISKYSIESLPKDLLLEAKQKGFADRQIAHMVDCYESEVYNKRVALNINRVYKLVDTCAAEFEAMTPYYYSTFEAEIEKPDGTKYVQNDSVVSDKKKIVVLGSGPNRIGQGIEFDYCCVHGVLAAAECGYETIMINCNPETVSTDFDVSDKLYFEPVFWEHIYDIIRHEKPEGVIVQLGGQTALKLAEKLDKYGIKIIGTSYKSLDLAEDRGSFSNLLAENNIPFPQFGVAETADDALRLADELDFPLLVRPSYVLGGQGMKIVINKEELEAHVVDLLRKIPNNKLLLDHYLDGAIEAEADAICDGEDVYIIGIMEHIEPCGIHSGDSNAILPPFNLGELVMQQIKDHTKKIALALNTVGLINIQFAIKEDVVYIIEANPRASRTVPFIAKAYKEPYVNYATKVMLGEKKVKDFNFNPKLEGFAIKQPVFSFDKFPNVNKNLGPEMKSTGESILFIDSLKDDQFYNLYARRKMYLSK, from the coding sequence ATGCCCAAAAGAAAAGATTTAAACTCTATTTTAATTATTGGTTCTGGTCCCATCGTAATAGGTCAGGCGTGTGAATTTGATTATGCTGGTACACAGGCACTTCGGTCCTTAAGGGAAGATGGAATAGAAACAGTACTGATTAATAGTAACCCAGCGACGATCATGACGGATCCTACTATGGCCGATCATGTATATTTAAAACCCTTGACTACCAATTCTATTCGGGAAATATTGGAAAAACATCCCAATATAGACGCCGTATTACCTACTATGGGTGGTCAGACCGCATTAAACCTATGTATAGAGGCGGATAATAAGGGAATTTGGGAAGAGTTTGGAGTGAAGATCATTGGGGTAGATATAGATGCTATCAATATTACTGAAGATCGCGAAAAATTTCGGGAACTTATGCTTAAAATTGGGATTGGTATGGCGCCACAGGCTACTGCAACCTCTTTTCTGAAAGGGAAGGAAATTGCCCAGAAGTTTGGATTCCCATTGGTAATTAGAGCTTCCTACACCTTAGGAGGTGCTGGAGCATCTATTGTGTATAAGCCAGAAGATTTTGACGAGATGCTTTCCCTTGGACTCGAAATTTCACCTATTCACGAGGTCATGATAGATAAGGCCTTAATGGGATGGAAGGAGTATGAATTGGAACTACTACGCGATAAGAATGATAATGTAGTTATCATCTGTACCATTGAAAATATGGACCCCATGGGAATCCATACCGGTGATTCTATAACCGTTGCACCGGCAATGACCCTATCTGATAGCACTTTCCAAAGAATGCGAGATATGGCCATTAAAATGATGCGGAGTATCGGGGATTTTGCTGGTGGCTGTAATGTTCAGTTTGCCGTAAGTCCGGATGAAAAGGAAGATATTATTGCCATAGAGATCAATCCTCGTGTATCACGTTCTTCAGCCTTGGCCTCCAAAGCTACTGGTTATCCCATTGCAAAAATTGCCGCTAAATTGGCAATTGGTTACAACTTAAATGAACTTAGCAATCAGATTACCAAGTCTACTTCTGCCTTGTTTGAGCCAAGTTTAGATTATGTGATTGTTAAAATACCGCGATGGAACTTCGATAAATTTGAAGGATCGGATCGTACGTTGGGACTTCAGATGAAATCTGTTGGTGAGGTTATGGGAATAGGCCGATCTTTTCAAGAAGCCTTGCACAAAGCTACGCAATCCTTGGAAATTAAAAGGAACGGACTGGGTGCAGATGGAAAAGGGTATACCAATTATGATGAAATTATACAAAAACTTACCGTACCAAGTTGGGACCGTGTATTTGTAATCTACGACGCCATACAAATGGGGATTCCGCTTAGCAGGATCCACGAGATCACCAAAATTGATATGTGGTTCCTTCGTCAGTATGAAGAACTTTATCAGTTAGAGAAAGAAATTTCCAAATACAGTATAGAATCACTTCCAAAGGATCTCTTGTTGGAGGCTAAACAAAAAGGTTTCGCCGATAGGCAGATTGCCCATATGGTAGATTGCTACGAAAGTGAGGTATACAACAAACGTGTTGCCCTAAATATTAATAGGGTCTATAAGTTGGTGGATACTTGTGCGGCAGAATTTGAGGCAATGACCCCGTATTACTATTCTACCTTTGAAGCTGAAATAGAAAAACCGGACGGCACAAAATATGTGCAGAACGATAGCGTGGTAAGTGATAAGAAAAAAATTGTGGTACTTGGTTCTGGACCAAATAGGATCGGACAAGGGATAGAGTTTGACTACTGTTGCGTACACGGCGTGTTGGCTGCAGCCGAATGTGGGTACGAGACCATTATGATCAATTGTAACCCAGAAACTGTATCTACCGATTTTGATGTTTCGGACAAGCTTTATTTTGAACCTGTTTTCTGGGAACATATCTATGATATTATTAGACACGAAAAGCCTGAAGGGGTTATTGTGCAATTAGGAGGACAAACCGCGCTTAAACTTGCAGAAAAGCTAGATAAATACGGTATCAAGATTATTGGGACAAGCTATAAATCACTAGATCTAGCAGAAGATCGTGGAAGTTTTTCCAATCTTTTAGCGGAAAACAATATTCCATTCCCACAATTTGGAGTGGCCGAAACTGCAGATGATGCACTGAGGCTTGCCGATGAGTTGGATTTCCCGCTTCTAGTACGACCTTCTTATGTGTTGGGTGGACAAGGAATGAAAATTGTCATCAACAAAGAGGAGTTGGAAGCGCATGTAGTAGATCTTTTAAGAAAGATCCCCAACAATAAATTATTGTTAGATCACTACTTAGATGGTGCTATCGAAGCGGAAGCAGACGCTATTTGTGATGGAGAAGATGTTTATATCATCGGGATTATGGAGCATATAGAGCCTTGTGGAATACACTCGGGCGATTCCAATGCTATCTTACCACCTTTTAATCTAGGTGAATTGGTTATGCAGCAGATAAAGGACCATACCAAGAAAATAGCCTTGGCCTTAAATACAGTAGGTTTAATCAATATACAATTCGCCATTAAGGAGGATGTGGTGTATATTATTGAAGCCAACCCTAGAGCCTCTAGAACGGTACCTTTTATTGCAAAAGCGTATAAGGAACCTTATGTAAACTATGCAACTAAAGTAATGCTAGGGGAGAAAAAAGTTAAAGACTTTAATTTTAACCCTAAATTGGAAGGTTTTGCAATTAAGCAACCAGTATTCTCATTTGATAAATTCCCTAATGTAAACAAGAACTTAGGGCCAGAGATGAAGAGTACTGGAGAAAGTATTTTGTTTATCGATAGTTTAAAGGATGATCAATTTTACAACTTGTACGCTAGGCGTAAAATGTATTTGAGTAAGTAA